The Marinilabiliales bacterium sequence TCCGGTTATTTTTTAGAATAATCTTCAGCCATATCTATTTCCGGGGCAGTGGGTGGGCGGAAATACGCAAAACAGCCGGCGGGCGATGCTGCAATAATATCAATTTCCCGGTCAGCGGGCAGGCGGCAATACGCAAAATGGCCGGCGGGCGATGCTGAAGTAATTCTATTTGCCTGCAAAAAGCCTGCCCGGGGCCTTGAATTATCTGTCAGGGAACCGGATCATGCCCTTGACCGCCCCAGGGATTGCAACTGCCAATTCTCTTCAGGGCAAGCCACCCTCCCTTCAGCGGCCCGTGTTTCTTAAGGGCCTCTACCGCATATGCCGAACATGTTGGCGTATACCTGCATGAAGCCATTGTAAGGGGGGATATGACGTACTGGTAGAACCTGACCAGAACAATCAGCAGATACGTAAAAAAGAGCCTAACAATTCTCATGTGCAGTAACAAGTTCCTTTAGTATTTTCCTCAGCTTTAAATCAATATGATCGTAAGCATACATCCTCTCAGAAACATAAATGATCATTATATC is a genomic window containing:
- the yidD gene encoding membrane protein insertion efficiency factor YidD — its product is MRIVRLFFTYLLIVLVRFYQYVISPLTMASCRYTPTCSAYAVEALKKHGPLKGGWLALKRIGSCNPWGGQGHDPVP